A window of the Chlamydia sp. genome harbors these coding sequences:
- a CDS encoding aminotransferase class V-fold PLP-dependent enzyme, giving the protein MDRTQFQEERAFFWLNNQQAIPPSEMVKEAFQRYANTFSWAANTSTLSLWAEAEASARKLTGCQEKAFAFHFIPYYPHVTSIIVTALLENQEAFQGRNHLLIPSCEQQQIIHALCRRKHLGTTYDWVTSKTGRVKEADLAESLSPRSLLFSISAANGMTGALEAIPELGALCKERGVIFHVDLSDILGRCALPLEIYQADILTFSSQALGGIGPSGAMFIKPSLMPYFSLWLPENQRLSPCLSSLAAFSLACQERSSAFSSLVLSAISSRTALKQALQTVPQIQFLLENEEPRLPNVSVFAIPGIPAESLSFFLFQKNIFVGLGYERFQPLSQILQSSGISPFLCHSSLHVSFTERTSTAHFSALASALREGIDHLQPLVTQSL; this is encoded by the coding sequence ATGGACAGGACACAATTTCAAGAAGAGCGAGCATTCTTCTGGTTAAATAATCAGCAAGCCATCCCTCCTTCCGAAATGGTTAAGGAGGCTTTTCAGCGTTATGCAAATACCTTCTCTTGGGCCGCAAATACCTCAACCCTTTCTCTATGGGCAGAAGCAGAAGCTTCTGCTCGTAAACTCACAGGATGTCAAGAAAAAGCATTCGCTTTTCACTTCATCCCCTATTACCCCCACGTAACTTCTATAATTGTCACAGCTCTCCTCGAAAATCAAGAAGCCTTCCAAGGAAGAAATCACTTACTAATCCCTTCTTGCGAACAGCAGCAGATCATTCACGCTCTATGTCGTCGAAAACATCTGGGAACAACCTACGATTGGGTAACAAGCAAAACAGGTCGTGTGAAAGAGGCTGATTTAGCAGAATCTCTTTCTCCTCGTAGCCTATTGTTTTCGATATCTGCAGCTAATGGTATGACTGGAGCTCTCGAAGCAATTCCCGAACTTGGAGCCTTATGCAAAGAACGAGGCGTGATTTTCCATGTAGACCTTAGTGATATCTTAGGAAGATGTGCTCTCCCTCTAGAAATCTATCAAGCAGACATCCTCACCTTTTCTTCGCAAGCTCTTGGTGGAATCGGCCCTTCGGGAGCAATGTTTATTAAACCCTCCTTAATGCCGTATTTTTCCCTTTGGTTGCCTGAAAATCAAAGACTCTCCCCTTGCCTCAGCTCCCTTGCAGCTTTTTCTTTAGCCTGTCAGGAACGCTCATCCGCTTTTTCTTCACTCGTACTCTCAGCTATTTCCTCACGAACAGCTCTCAAACAAGCTTTACAAACTGTTCCTCAAATACAGTTCCTTTTGGAAAACGAAGAACCCCGCCTTCCTAACGTATCGGTTTTTGCTATTCCCGGGATTCCTGCAGAATCTCTTAGCTTCTTTCTTTTTCAGAAAAATATTTTTGTGGGCTTGGGATATGAGCGTTTTCAACCTTTATCTCAAATTTTACAAAGCTCAGGCATTTCTCCCTTTTTATGTCATAGTTCTTTACACGTATCGTTCACAGAACGTACCTCTACTGCACACTTCTCTGCTTTAGCATCGGCCTTGCGAGAAGGGATCGATCATCTACAACCACTTGTCACACAATCTTTATGA
- a CDS encoding iron-sulfur cluster assembly scaffold protein yields the protein MTIPFYPFPLWGSFPPKSLRFFFQPKHGGSLSQDQENEQMQVVIQKQGHLLMGNTLLFYWLVDKTNGIIHEAKFQYFGHPYLLVLAEAVCSLVIGKTFAAAYKITIDDLDQEIRGRAPSAIFLEDLSPLYHLVMDVLDMAVEQCIDIPVDDGPFPFKDALLHLHDGQPYSKEAWENLSYDEQLAALNTMMKEKIVPLVTMDEGDVRIVHFEGLAVTISYSGNCSSCLSAVGSTLNSIGQLFRAHVYPLLEIKVDEQSLLF from the coding sequence ATGACCATTCCATTTTATCCTTTTCCTTTATGGGGGAGCTTCCCTCCAAAATCGCTACGCTTCTTCTTCCAGCCTAAACATGGAGGTTCTCTCTCTCAAGACCAAGAAAATGAACAGATGCAGGTTGTCATCCAAAAGCAGGGACATTTGCTAATGGGGAACACCCTACTTTTCTACTGGCTTGTAGATAAAACTAATGGCATCATCCACGAAGCTAAATTCCAATACTTTGGTCACCCCTATCTACTTGTTCTTGCTGAAGCTGTATGCTCCCTAGTTATCGGGAAAACATTTGCTGCAGCTTATAAGATCACTATTGATGATCTCGATCAAGAAATCCGCGGTCGTGCTCCTTCTGCTATTTTCCTTGAAGATCTTTCCCCTCTCTATCACCTAGTGATGGATGTCTTAGATATGGCTGTTGAACAATGTATAGATATTCCTGTCGATGATGGTCCTTTCCCTTTCAAAGATGCTCTTCTACATTTGCATGATGGGCAACCATATTCAAAAGAAGCATGGGAAAACCTTTCCTACGACGAGCAACTTGCTGCTTTAAACACTATGATGAAAGAAAAAATCGTCCCCCTGGTAACTATGGACGAAGGTGATGTCCGCATTGTTCACTTCGAAGGTCTCGCTGTAACTATTTCCTACTCTGGGAACTGTTCATCCTGTTTATCTGCCGTAGGATCCACGCTGAATTCCATAGGACAGCTTTTCCGAGCTCATGTGTATCCTTTGCTCGAAATCAAAGTTGATGAACAATCTCTCCTATTTTAG
- a CDS encoding type III secretion system protein → MLPRFLNNKIASIKSVGYILAVIFIGLIIVYRPSSPQPNPSVAPVEKKASHWLKLTHLGNLQSMELQAKKEQLERDLTMFDPVLQATIALSQGEDLPTEISVILSLPHALTLSPSLVHSITDYLMRSIPGLTKEHITLSDQQGNLYSPLFEQNATLFTDSLARSLQTVLPQKHFTLNYIPLSNEGHLQLLVDEDYLNTLSKDSRAKLLSHTQEILTTFPEIHSSVDVVPFLKTTAPKTSRLSSIVLSIVIVLLSVSILGSATIYLAFHAYDHVSQQKQKIQSINIPKLIEMMKRESPEKIALILSYLDSDKAEELFNKLPEEMKSAVLKLRT, encoded by the coding sequence GTGCTACCTCGCTTTCTAAACAATAAGATCGCCTCCATTAAATCTGTAGGATACATTCTAGCCGTTATCTTTATTGGATTGATTATTGTATATAGACCCTCTTCTCCCCAACCCAATCCCTCCGTAGCGCCTGTAGAGAAAAAGGCTTCTCATTGGCTCAAACTCACGCATCTCGGGAACCTTCAATCTATGGAACTGCAAGCTAAAAAAGAGCAGTTAGAAAGAGATTTAACCATGTTTGATCCTGTTCTCCAGGCTACCATCGCTTTATCTCAAGGAGAAGATCTTCCTACAGAAATATCTGTCATCCTCTCTCTTCCACATGCTTTAACACTATCCCCATCCCTTGTTCACTCCATTACTGACTACTTAATGCGTAGTATTCCCGGACTAACTAAAGAACATATCACCTTATCCGATCAGCAAGGCAATCTCTACTCTCCCCTTTTTGAACAGAACGCAACCTTATTTACCGACTCTTTAGCTCGTTCTTTACAAACGGTTCTCCCTCAAAAACATTTTACGCTGAACTATATACCGCTCTCTAATGAAGGACATCTTCAACTTCTTGTTGATGAAGACTATCTCAATACTCTTTCTAAAGACTCTCGCGCTAAACTACTCTCTCATACGCAAGAAATCCTCACTACCTTCCCAGAAATACATTCATCGGTAGACGTGGTTCCTTTCCTAAAAACTACAGCCCCCAAAACTTCCCGGCTCTCTTCTATAGTACTCAGTATAGTGATTGTCTTGCTAAGCGTTAGTATCCTAGGATCGGCAACCATTTATCTCGCTTTCCATGCTTATGACCACGTTTCTCAGCAAAAGCAAAAAATACAAAGCATAAATATACCAAAGCTGATAGAGATGATGAAGAGAGAATCTCCAGAAAAGATTGCTCTGATTCTCTCTTACCTAGATTCAGACAAAGCGGAAGAACTTTTTAATAAACTTCCAGAGGAAATGAAAAGCGCTGTACTGAAGTTACGAACATAA
- a CDS encoding flagellar biosynthesis protein, with amino-acid sequence MASPHLHPPASLEAPQLPMESSLFEQRELSHELLSLIQIFRKLSNHLLSEMEKLSQRLKPELLEIAILVCEKFLYKKLACADELSLLISAALQHHLAAHAITPIKIGLHPEDFSTLTKWLMLNDVPLLKHVEFFADPLCKKAGYKMELPSGILRQDIGEELSHLLSVLAP; translated from the coding sequence GTGGCTTCTCCCCATCTACATCCCCCAGCTTCTCTAGAAGCCCCTCAACTTCCAATGGAAAGTTCCCTTTTCGAGCAAAGAGAGCTCTCTCACGAGCTTCTTTCTCTTATTCAAATTTTCCGCAAATTATCGAATCACCTTCTTTCTGAGATGGAAAAATTATCTCAGAGACTTAAACCCGAACTTCTTGAAATCGCCATACTCGTTTGTGAAAAATTCCTGTATAAAAAACTGGCCTGCGCGGACGAACTTTCACTTCTTATCTCTGCTGCCCTTCAACATCATCTAGCAGCTCATGCCATTACTCCAATAAAAATAGGCCTTCATCCAGAAGATTTCTCTACTCTCACCAAATGGCTCATGCTTAACGATGTTCCTTTATTAAAACATGTTGAATTCTTTGCCGATCCCTTGTGTAAAAAAGCTGGCTACAAGATGGAACTCCCTTCAGGAATTTTACGCCAAGATATAGGAGAAGAACTTTCCCATCTTCTGAGTGTTCTCGCTCCTTAA
- a CDS encoding type III secretion protein ATPase (involved in type III protein export), with product MIDLQQEAMLIRQWRPYRECGILSRISGTLLEAQGLSACLGELCQISLSRSSSLLAEVIGIHNQTTLLQALTPMHHLALGSEVIPLRRPASLPLSHHLLGRVIDGFGNPLDGNPPLPKTHLSSLFSSPPSPMSRLPIEEVFPTGIRAIDALLTVGEGQRVGIFSEPGGGKSSLLSMIAKGSQQTINVIALIGERGREVREYIDQHKEGLSTQRTVIIASTAHETAASKVIAGRAAITIAEYFRDQGARVLFIMDSLSRWIESLQEVALARGETLSTHHYAASVFHHVAEFLERAGNNDKGSMTSFYALLHYANHPDIFNDYVKSLLDGHFFLIPQEKSISSPPINLLTSLSRSARQLSLPHHYAAAQEVLSLLKAYHEAIDIIQLGAYVAGQDAVLDRAIRLLPSFREFLSQPLSNYSAIQDTIKQLCQLLQHE from the coding sequence ATGATCGACTTACAACAAGAAGCTATGTTGATACGTCAGTGGCGCCCCTATCGAGAATGTGGAATCTTATCTCGCATATCAGGAACTCTTCTAGAGGCTCAGGGACTATCTGCATGCTTAGGAGAGCTATGTCAAATCTCCCTATCTCGATCCTCTTCTCTTCTTGCAGAAGTCATTGGCATCCATAATCAAACGACATTACTGCAAGCTCTTACTCCCATGCACCATCTTGCTTTAGGATCGGAAGTTATCCCTTTACGTAGACCAGCCTCACTCCCTCTCTCTCACCACCTTCTTGGGAGAGTCATCGATGGATTTGGTAATCCATTAGATGGAAATCCTCCTTTACCTAAAACTCATCTCTCGTCACTATTCTCATCTCCTCCCTCTCCCATGTCCCGATTACCTATAGAAGAAGTATTCCCAACAGGAATCCGAGCCATTGATGCGCTGCTTACTGTAGGAGAAGGGCAACGGGTAGGGATCTTCTCTGAGCCTGGAGGAGGGAAGTCTTCTCTCCTATCTATGATTGCAAAAGGCTCTCAACAAACCATCAATGTCATTGCTCTTATAGGCGAACGTGGTCGAGAAGTGCGTGAATATATTGACCAACATAAGGAAGGTTTGTCCACCCAACGCACAGTGATCATTGCCTCCACTGCTCATGAAACAGCGGCTAGCAAAGTTATTGCGGGACGTGCTGCTATCACTATTGCAGAATATTTTCGCGATCAAGGAGCGCGTGTGCTATTTATTATGGATTCTTTATCTCGATGGATAGAATCTCTTCAGGAAGTAGCGCTTGCTAGAGGAGAAACACTGTCTACTCACCATTATGCAGCCTCAGTATTCCATCATGTTGCAGAATTCCTTGAACGTGCTGGTAATAATGACAAAGGATCTATGACTTCTTTCTATGCTCTTCTCCATTATGCGAACCATCCAGATATTTTTAATGACTATGTTAAATCTCTTCTAGATGGACATTTCTTTCTCATTCCTCAGGAAAAAAGCATTTCCTCTCCTCCTATTAATCTTCTAACGAGCCTTTCTCGATCGGCTCGCCAATTATCCCTCCCGCATCACTATGCAGCTGCACAAGAGGTACTCTCTTTATTAAAAGCATACCATGAAGCTATCGATATCATTCAATTAGGAGCGTATGTCGCTGGCCAAGATGCTGTACTAGATAGAGCTATTCGCTTGCTTCCTTCATTCCGAGAATTTCTATCCCAACCACTCTCTAACTACTCAGCGATCCAAGATACCATTAAACAACTATGCCAGCTGTTACAGCATGAATAG
- a CDS encoding UTP--glucose-1-phosphate uridylyltransferase codes for MTDSSSTCVDLSFLSDKLIPIRQEHLLDHWHSLSPQQKHSLGSQISQIHVPFFLRQQTLLQTSRSPHQTCTPLSPQYYSGDTPAYTQLGFQLCQKGKVGCIVLAGGQGSRLKFDGPKGLYPVSSVKKKPLYQLVAEKVVAASKQVGHPLPIAFMTSPLNHKQTLSYFAANRYFNLDPSQVDFFCQPLWPLLSLSGDLFLESVDRIAFGPTGNGCLASLLQTSGIWDKWHQAGIEMVSVIPIDNPLALPFDRELFGFHTAERNDVTIKTTLRQNAKEDVGVLIELAEHKISVVEYSEIPDQERFARTSTGDLTYKLANIGLYCLSMDFLAQVADKPLPIYKVNKYAKQLHPSPAEKNAWKFEEFIFDLFHYSRRSQAIVYPRHECFAPLKNYAGNYSPATVREALRKREQALFTAVTERELSPNTIFELEADFYYPSSHTSLEWENKIFFQEPIIEAS; via the coding sequence ATGACCGACTCCTCTTCTACCTGTGTAGATTTATCGTTTTTATCAGACAAACTGATTCCCATTCGACAAGAACATTTACTCGACCACTGGCACTCTTTATCTCCTCAACAAAAGCATTCTTTGGGCTCCCAAATTTCTCAAATTCACGTTCCTTTTTTCCTCCGTCAACAAACCTTATTACAGACTTCTCGATCTCCTCATCAAACATGCACCCCCTTATCCCCTCAGTATTATTCAGGAGATACTCCCGCTTATACACAACTCGGGTTTCAACTTTGTCAAAAAGGGAAAGTGGGGTGTATCGTATTAGCTGGGGGCCAAGGATCTCGATTAAAATTTGATGGGCCTAAAGGGCTCTACCCTGTCTCTTCTGTAAAGAAAAAACCTCTCTACCAACTAGTTGCAGAAAAGGTAGTCGCTGCAAGCAAGCAGGTAGGCCATCCTTTACCTATAGCCTTTATGACTTCTCCTCTCAACCATAAACAGACTCTTTCTTACTTTGCAGCTAATCGATATTTTAATCTGGATCCCTCTCAAGTAGATTTTTTTTGCCAACCACTCTGGCCTCTTCTTTCCTTATCGGGAGACCTTTTCTTAGAGTCTGTGGACCGGATAGCCTTTGGGCCTACAGGGAACGGCTGTCTGGCTTCGTTACTGCAAACTTCGGGTATTTGGGATAAATGGCACCAAGCAGGCATTGAAATGGTGAGTGTGATTCCTATCGATAACCCCTTAGCGCTACCTTTTGATAGAGAATTATTCGGATTCCACACAGCAGAACGCAATGATGTCACAATAAAAACAACTTTACGCCAAAATGCTAAAGAAGATGTTGGCGTTCTCATAGAATTAGCAGAACACAAAATTTCTGTAGTCGAGTACTCAGAAATTCCTGATCAAGAACGTTTTGCAAGAACATCAACAGGAGATCTTACATACAAACTCGCGAATATCGGCTTGTATTGCCTATCTATGGATTTTTTAGCTCAAGTAGCCGATAAACCCTTACCCATTTACAAAGTAAACAAGTACGCTAAGCAATTACATCCTTCTCCAGCAGAGAAAAATGCATGGAAATTCGAAGAATTTATTTTTGACTTGTTTCATTACAGTAGACGAAGTCAAGCTATTGTATATCCCCGTCATGAATGCTTTGCCCCTCTTAAAAACTATGCGGGAAACTATAGCCCAGCAACTGTCCGCGAAGCTCTGCGCAAAAGAGAACAGGCTCTCTTTACTGCAGTCACAGAAAGAGAACTTTCTCCAAACACAATATTTGAATTAGAAGCAGATTTTTATTACCCTTCCTCTCATACTTCCTTAGAATGGGAAAACAAAATATTTTTTCAGGAACCAATTATTGAGGCTTCATGA
- a CDS encoding NAD(P)H-dependent glycerol-3-phosphate dehydrogenase yields MKETIAYLGMGMWGFSLAHLLANNGHRVVGWARNPSLVEQLSTQRQHPAVPHITIPKNLSFTSNMEEALDGATMIVEGVTSAGMRPVLTQLKSLTDLKIPLVITSKGIEQNTGLLLSEIALEIFGRSAAQYLGYLSGPSIASEVLRGCPCSVVISAYDPSTLKHIHQAFLTPTFRVYPNSDLKGVALGGALKNVIAIACGISDGFRFGDNAKSGLVTRGLHEIRKIATIMGCRPDTLNGLAGLGDLCTTCFSSFSRNTLFGKLLAEGLTPEQAKAKIGMVVEGVYTALSAHQIAKHHRIDMPITTSVYRVLYENLDIQEGIALLLQRNTKEEYL; encoded by the coding sequence ATGAAAGAAACTATAGCCTACTTAGGAATGGGCATGTGGGGATTTTCCTTAGCCCATCTACTTGCTAACAACGGTCATCGTGTGGTGGGATGGGCAAGAAACCCTTCTCTCGTTGAACAACTTTCTACTCAACGCCAACACCCAGCAGTTCCTCATATTACTATCCCTAAAAATCTCTCCTTCACATCTAACATGGAAGAGGCTTTGGATGGAGCAACTATGATTGTTGAAGGGGTTACTTCGGCAGGGATGCGGCCTGTACTCACTCAACTCAAATCTCTGACAGACCTGAAAATTCCTTTAGTTATTACATCGAAAGGTATCGAACAAAATACAGGCCTGCTTCTTAGCGAAATCGCATTGGAAATATTTGGCCGCTCCGCTGCCCAGTATTTAGGCTATCTGAGTGGTCCATCTATCGCTAGTGAAGTCCTTCGAGGATGCCCATGTTCGGTAGTTATCAGCGCGTATGACCCGAGTACTCTGAAACATATTCATCAAGCATTCCTCACCCCCACGTTTCGTGTCTATCCGAACAGCGATCTTAAAGGAGTAGCTTTAGGGGGGGCTCTAAAGAATGTCATTGCTATAGCCTGTGGTATCTCTGATGGGTTCCGCTTTGGAGATAATGCGAAATCTGGACTTGTGACGCGAGGTCTCCACGAAATTCGAAAAATCGCCACTATCATGGGGTGCCGCCCAGATACTTTAAATGGACTTGCTGGGTTAGGAGACCTTTGTACCACCTGCTTTTCTTCTTTCAGCAGAAACACTCTTTTTGGAAAATTGTTGGCTGAAGGCTTAACTCCTGAACAAGCAAAAGCAAAAATTGGAATGGTAGTTGAAGGAGTTTACACAGCTCTCTCTGCTCATCAAATTGCCAAACATCATAGAATAGATATGCCTATTACCACGAGTGTCTATCGTGTTCTCTATGAAAATCTAGATATTCAGGAAGGGATAGCTCTCCTCCTCCAAAGAAACACCAAAGAAGAATATTTGTAG
- a CDS encoding CT620/CT621 family type III secretion system effector, translated as MRNQPIQEGQKCFIPMIETAAPKERRVSPAEVAADYTQLHEASTYLQVFQDLLEDAHQLGLNKEFVESLRQDFLKTGSEMSLMQALWTEESQREARKKERKDLHQKKLEVKILGPQALTTAEELHPVDDSIINKMPFQSAFAYILLDKYIPAQEEALYALARDLNFSGYAQTLFSPILELVKSFNNAPITYNLGSYIGQTEGTANFKYGYQMVLDRYETESSQLRKDIKNAENAKQQLAQIIKNVEANSSLTATQKTQLKDMANGYIQTLNVCITQMQELSAGLKGIAFIPGRDEYSPAYEIMGASFSVVTLQNLEAKVVDGEIDVSSGEATGGLLHFFTYFLADVQNFGDLAQTNQLMLELQMRAMHQQWSLVTASLKLLHNVYRTLASN; from the coding sequence ATGAGAAACCAACCTATTCAAGAAGGACAAAAGTGTTTCATTCCAATGATAGAGACGGCAGCTCCTAAAGAGCGTCGAGTCTCTCCTGCAGAAGTTGCTGCGGATTATACACAGCTACATGAGGCGTCCACATACCTTCAGGTATTTCAAGATTTGCTAGAGGATGCACATCAACTAGGATTAAATAAAGAGTTTGTAGAGAGTTTGCGCCAAGATTTCTTAAAAACCGGCTCTGAGATGTCTTTGATGCAAGCTTTATGGACAGAAGAGAGCCAGAGAGAAGCGCGTAAGAAAGAGCGTAAGGATCTCCACCAAAAAAAGCTAGAAGTGAAGATATTAGGGCCGCAGGCATTGACAACTGCTGAAGAGTTACATCCTGTTGATGACAGTATCATTAATAAGATGCCATTCCAATCTGCGTTCGCTTACATTCTTCTCGATAAATATATTCCTGCTCAGGAAGAAGCATTGTATGCATTAGCTAGAGATTTAAATTTTTCGGGATATGCACAGACCCTATTTAGTCCCATTTTAGAATTAGTAAAAAGCTTTAACAACGCGCCAATTACTTATAACTTAGGCTCTTATATTGGTCAGACGGAAGGTACTGCGAACTTTAAATATGGCTATCAAATGGTTTTAGATCGTTACGAGACGGAGAGTAGCCAATTAAGAAAGGATATAAAAAATGCCGAAAATGCTAAGCAGCAGCTTGCCCAGATTATTAAGAATGTGGAAGCGAATAGTTCATTAACAGCAACGCAAAAGACGCAATTAAAAGACATGGCAAATGGATACATACAGACATTAAATGTCTGTATTACACAGATGCAAGAGTTATCTGCAGGGTTAAAAGGTATTGCTTTCATCCCAGGAAGGGATGAATATAGTCCTGCTTATGAAATCATGGGCGCTTCATTTTCTGTAGTTACTTTGCAGAACTTAGAGGCAAAAGTTGTTGACGGAGAGATCGATGTTTCTTCTGGGGAGGCAACAGGCGGTTTGTTGCATTTTTTCACATACTTCCTTGCTGATGTGCAGAATTTCGGCGATTTAGCGCAGACAAACCAATTAATGTTAGAATTGCAAATGCGCGCCATGCATCAGCAATGGAGTCTAGTCACTGCTTCTTTGAAACTATTACACAACGTTTACAGAACTTTGGCTTCTAACTAA
- a CDS encoding phosphoenolpyruvate carboxykinase (GTP), which translates to MTGDWMSKITHTGLKSWIHEVITLVSPDDVRLCDGSEAEYQELCHQMQDSGVMIPLNPAFHPNCFLVRSSPNDVARVEQFTFICTKTREEAGPTNNWRDPEEMRKELHALFQGCMRGRTMYIVPFCMGPLHSPFSLIGVEITDSPYVVCSMKIMTRMGAPVLEMLGSSGTFYKCLHSVGKPLAPGEKDVAWPCNPDHMRIVHFQDDSSVMSFGSGYGGNALLGKKCVALRLASYLGRKQGWLAEHMLVIGVTNPEGRKKYFAAAFPSACGKTNLAMLMPKLPGWKVECIGDDIAWIRPGDDGRLYAVNPEFGFFGVALGTSETTNPNALATCHSDSLFTNVALTADGDVWWEGKTATPPQGMIDWKGRDWVPRGEPAAHPNARFTAPLDHCPSLDPQWNHPQGVPLEAIIFGGRRTETIPLVYEALSWEHGVTMGAGMSSTTTAAIVGELGKLRHDPFAMLPFCGYNMGTYFSHWLSFASKGLRLPKIFGVNWFRKDENGQFIWPGFSENLRVLEWIFRRTDGEESIAQRTPVGYLPTEEGLNTTGLDLSKNALRSLLTVDTQGWKAEISNIREYCSIFGADMPQRILEELSRIENELK; encoded by the coding sequence ATGACTGGCGATTGGATGTCTAAAATAACCCATACAGGATTAAAATCTTGGATACATGAGGTAATCACTCTAGTTTCTCCTGATGATGTGAGGTTATGCGACGGCTCAGAAGCTGAATATCAAGAGCTTTGTCATCAGATGCAAGATTCGGGGGTAATGATCCCTCTGAACCCAGCATTTCATCCAAATTGTTTTCTAGTTCGTTCTTCTCCTAATGATGTTGCTCGTGTCGAGCAGTTTACTTTTATTTGTACCAAGACGAGGGAAGAAGCTGGGCCAACTAATAACTGGCGCGATCCTGAAGAGATGCGGAAAGAACTGCATGCATTATTTCAAGGATGTATGCGTGGACGTACGATGTATATCGTTCCGTTTTGTATGGGACCTTTGCATTCTCCTTTTTCTTTAATTGGAGTGGAGATCACAGACTCTCCTTATGTTGTGTGCTCTATGAAAATCATGACACGTATGGGAGCTCCTGTTTTAGAAATGTTGGGTTCTTCCGGAACCTTTTATAAATGTTTGCACAGTGTGGGAAAACCTCTAGCTCCTGGGGAGAAAGACGTTGCATGGCCCTGTAATCCAGATCATATGCGTATCGTTCATTTCCAAGATGATAGTAGTGTCATGTCTTTTGGTAGTGGATACGGAGGGAATGCATTGCTAGGTAAGAAATGCGTGGCCTTGCGTTTAGCTTCCTATCTGGGACGTAAGCAAGGGTGGTTGGCTGAGCACATGCTGGTTATTGGAGTGACTAATCCTGAAGGAAGAAAAAAATACTTCGCTGCAGCATTCCCTAGCGCTTGTGGGAAAACTAATCTTGCCATGCTGATGCCGAAGCTTCCAGGATGGAAGGTGGAGTGTATCGGAGACGACATAGCATGGATTCGTCCTGGTGATGACGGAAGATTATATGCCGTTAATCCAGAATTTGGTTTTTTTGGAGTGGCTTTAGGGACTTCAGAGACGACGAATCCTAACGCTTTAGCTACCTGTCACTCAGATTCACTCTTTACTAATGTTGCTTTGACGGCAGACGGAGATGTTTGGTGGGAAGGAAAGACAGCTACACCTCCACAAGGAATGATTGATTGGAAAGGAAGGGATTGGGTTCCTAGGGGGGAACCTGCTGCACATCCTAATGCGCGTTTTACGGCTCCACTGGATCACTGTCCTTCTTTAGATCCTCAATGGAATCATCCTCAAGGAGTTCCTTTAGAGGCCATTATTTTTGGGGGAAGACGCACAGAAACAATTCCGTTGGTTTATGAAGCATTGAGTTGGGAGCATGGGGTCACTATGGGGGCAGGAATGTCTTCAACCACAACAGCGGCTATTGTTGGGGAGTTAGGGAAATTACGGCACGATCCCTTTGCTATGCTACCATTTTGTGGATACAATATGGGGACTTATTTTTCACATTGGTTGTCCTTTGCGAGCAAAGGCTTACGGTTACCGAAAATTTTTGGTGTAAATTGGTTCCGCAAGGACGAGAACGGGCAGTTTATTTGGCCTGGTTTCTCTGAGAATCTTCGTGTCTTGGAGTGGATTTTCCGTCGTACGGATGGGGAAGAGTCGATCGCACAGCGTACGCCAGTAGGCTATTTGCCTACGGAAGAAGGATTGAATACGACTGGGCTTGATTTGTCTAAAAACGCTCTACGGTCTTTACTTACAGTGGATACACAAGGATGGAAGGCTGAGATAAGCAATATTCGAGAGTATTGTTCTATCTTTGGAGCTGATATGCCGCAGCGAATTCTTGAAGAATTATCCAGAATAGAAAATGAATTGAAATAA